One region of Gorilla gorilla gorilla isolate KB3781 chromosome 15, NHGRI_mGorGor1-v2.1_pri, whole genome shotgun sequence genomic DNA includes:
- the CCDC197 gene encoding uncharacterized protein CCDC197, protein MAAMDTGQRADPSNPGDKEGDLQGLWQELYQLQAKQKKLKREVQKHKLFEDYLIKVLEKIPEGCTGWEEPEEVLVEAMVKKHYGKLFTASQDTQKRLEAFSQMIQAVHRSLESLEEEHRALMLSLKIRLCQLQKKCYRKQKQWWQLKHSITYQKDIDFDTHTSSSYNDQLFGYMQMTITNMARQCCPSAHGVPKSMDLFSKLDLIKEFMLDKMETVRLIALLTEPKVCWSWDSFGDQWLRRHPKPFRKCPRRRVSTPRTPFPSPHASECSGLY, encoded by the exons ATGGCAGCCATGGACACAGGCCAGAGAGCTGACCCAAGCAATCCTGGTGACAAGGAAGGGGACCTTCAAGGGCTGTGGCAGGAACTCTACCAGCTCCAGGCTAA GCAGAAGAAGCTCAAGAGAGAAGTCCAGAAGCACAAGCTTTTTGAAGACTATCTGATTAAGGTCCTTGAGAAAATCCCCGAGG GCTGCACGGGATGGGAGGAGCCGGAGGAGGTGCTGGTGGAGGCCATGGTGAAGAAGCACTACGGGAAGCTCTTCACAGCTAGCCAGGACACGCAGAAGCGCCTCGAGGCCTTCTCCCAGATGATCCAAGCTGTCCACCGGAGCCTGGAGTCTCTAGAGGAGGAACACAGGGCTCTCATGTTG AGCCTCAAGATCCGGCTGTGTCAGCTGCAGAAGAAGTGCTACCGCAAGCAGAAGCAGTGGTGGcagctgaagcacagcatcacttACCAGAAGGACATTGACTTTGACACACACACCAGCAGCAGCTATAAT GATCAGCTGTTTGGCTACATGCAAATGACCATCACCAACATGGCCCGGCAGTGCTGCCCCTCTGCCCACGGCGTGCCCAAGAGCATGGATCTCTTCTCCAAGCTCGATCTGATTAAG GAGTTCATGTTGGACAAAATGGAGACTGTAAGACTGATCGCACTGCTCACGGAACCCAAAGTGTGCTGGTCATGGGACAGCTTCGGGGACCAGTGGCTCAGAAGACACCCCAAACCCTTCAGGAAATGTCCAAGGAGGCGGGTTTCCACCCCCAGGACCCCCTTTCCCAGCCCCCATGCTTCAGAGTGCTCCGGCCTGTACTGA